In one Buteo buteo chromosome 10, bButBut1.hap1.1, whole genome shotgun sequence genomic region, the following are encoded:
- the SLC39A3 gene encoding zinc transporter ZIP3 produces the protein MKIMVAKVLCLLGICVLMLAGSLLPVKIIEADYEKAHRSKKVLALCNSFGGGVFLATCFNALLPAVREKLDEVLRQGNVTTDYPVAETIMMVGFFVTVFVEQLILTFQKEKPSFIDLETFNAGSDVGSDSEYESPFIASSRGRTLYSEHGHHSHSHGLNIQELSRSSPLRLIGLVFALCTHSIFEGLALGLQEEGGKVMSLFLGVAIHETLVAVALGISMAKTSLPLKDAVKMAVTVSLMIPLGISIGMGIESTQNAASNITSLLLQGIAGGTFLFITFFEILAKELEDKNDRLLKVLFLVLGYTALAGLVFFKW, from the exons ATGAAGATCATGGTTGCCAAAGTGCTGTGTCTGCTGGGCATCTGTGTCCTCATGCTGGCTGGGTCCCTCCTCCCTGTCAAGATAATTGAGGCTGATTATGAGAAAGCTCATCGCTCCAAGAAGGTCCTTGCCCTCTGCAATTCTTTTGGAGGAGGGGTCTTCCTGGCCACCTGCTTCAATGCCTTGCTGCCTGCTGTCAGAGAAAAG CTTGATGAAGTTCTCAGGCAGGGGAACGTGACCACGGACTACCCGGTAGCTGAGACCATCATGATGGTTGGCTTCTTTGTGACGGTCTTTGTGGAGCAGCTCATCTTGACcttccagaaggaaaagcccTCCTTCATTGACTTAGAGACCTTCAATGCCGGTTCGGATGTCGGGAGTGACTCTGAATACGAGAGTCCCTTCATTGCATCTTCCCGAGGGCGCACATTGTACAGTGAACATGGTCACCACTCCCACAGCCACGGCCTGAATATCCAGGAGCTCTCCCGCTCCAGCCCCTTACGGCTCATTGGGCTGGTGTTTGCTTTGTGTACGCATTCCATCTTTGAGGGACTGGCCCTGGGCTTGCAGGAGGAGGGCGGCAAAGTCATGAGCTTGTTCCTCGGAGTTGCAATTCACGAGACGCTAGTAGCGGTGGCATTGGGCATCAGCATGGCCAAGACCTCGTTGCCACTGAAGGATGCTGTGAAGATGGCTGTGACAGTGAGCCTGATGATTCCTCTGGGCATTAGCATTGGGATGGGGATTGAAAGCACCCAAAATGCAGCCAGCAacatcacttccctgctcctgcaaggCATTGCAGGGGGCACTTTCCTGTTCATCACCTTCTTTGAGATCCTTGCAAAGGAGTTGGAAGACAAGAACGACCGTCTCTTGAAGGTTCTCTTTCTGGTGCTGGGCTAcacagctctggctgggctggtCTTCTTCAAGTGGTGA